One window of Nocardia nova SH22a genomic DNA carries:
- a CDS encoding DUF6676 family protein → MLDARRWSRRLDKTGWKMTVSYASVFTPMAAELPPDTDVDAIVLDLADNHVAAGKSVDQSELASIVAGARAHGLPLNVVVVPGNPAPDSQLRDLATVIGKSEHGTVLVLSDDWAGTSSDSISRYRLERAEDVAKYRGGGHSTEAARAFVNRLETPSTVSWTAITIVLLAGLVAVIAGLYFVKRRREPDAEPMPESIVERSAQIR, encoded by the coding sequence GTGTTGGACGCCCGTCGCTGGAGTCGGCGGCTCGACAAGACCGGATGGAAGATGACCGTCTCGTATGCCTCGGTTTTCACCCCCATGGCCGCGGAGCTGCCGCCGGACACCGACGTCGATGCCATCGTGCTGGACCTCGCCGACAACCATGTCGCCGCGGGCAAGAGCGTCGATCAGTCCGAGCTGGCCTCGATAGTCGCCGGTGCGCGCGCGCACGGACTGCCGCTGAACGTCGTGGTGGTCCCGGGAAATCCGGCCCCGGACTCGCAGCTGCGGGATCTGGCGACTGTGATCGGCAAGTCCGAGCACGGCACCGTCCTGGTTCTCAGTGACGACTGGGCGGGGACCTCGAGTGACTCCATCAGTCGATATCGGCTCGAACGGGCCGAGGATGTGGCCAAGTACAGGGGTGGCGGGCACAGCACCGAAGCCGCGCGCGCTTTCGTGAACCGGCTGGAGACGCCCTCGACGGTGTCGTGGACCGCGATCACCATCGTCCTGCTCGCGGGGCTGGTCGCGGTGATCGCCGGCCTGTATTTCGTCAAGCGGCGGCGCGAGCCCGATGCCGAGCCGATGCCCGAGTCGATCGTGGAGCGCAGCGCGCAGATTCGGTAG
- a CDS encoding acyl-CoA thioesterase codes for MPVTVRGYELDVNGHLNQAVYHQYAEHARWELLRAAGLVPDKMQLSGLGPVVLESNVKYRRELHLGDEITVTCECRWGDGKVFWMDQQIRKLDGTVSAEVSVVLGLMDLRARKLVPNPGERFLELAESAETLGL; via the coding sequence GTGCCCGTCACCGTCCGCGGTTACGAACTCGATGTCAACGGCCATCTGAACCAGGCCGTCTATCACCAGTACGCCGAGCACGCACGGTGGGAGTTGCTGCGCGCGGCCGGACTGGTGCCGGACAAGATGCAACTGTCCGGACTGGGTCCGGTGGTGCTGGAATCGAATGTGAAGTACCGGCGCGAGCTGCACCTCGGTGACGAGATCACGGTCACCTGCGAATGCCGCTGGGGTGACGGCAAGGTCTTCTGGATGGATCAGCAGATCCGCAAACTCGACGGCACCGTCTCCGCGGAGGTCTCCGTCGTGCTCGGTCTGATGGACCTGCGCGCCCGCAAACTCGTCCCGAATCCGGGCGAGCGATTCCTCGAACTCGCCGAATCGGCGGAGACGCTCGGCCTGTGA
- a CDS encoding prolyl oligopeptidase family serine peptidase — protein sequence MITGRRPRNGRAATAGRSSMRHAAVLLFVAAAVAACGGGGSAPSDPYLWLEELDSPRVHAWVDQQNQRTLDVLEHDSRYPDNLAQATALAKSSDRIAMPHFLDSATVDNFWQDGDHKHGIWRETSVADYETPQPRWTTLIDLDELSRTEGKNWVWKGAECDPVAHRRCLVQLSDGGEDAVTVREFDRTTKQFVPDGFVVPHGKTEVTYSDENTVLVSREWQPGETTVSGYPYVVKRWQRGRPLDTATEVVRGDRTDQGSTAPTVLDNGAGRRIDVVVRARTFFEHDTDLITPTGPVPTALPPKSDLAGFIGNHILVSLDQEWRIGGATYPAGALVSVDADRLLADPQHPAVTPVYVPGPSQSIGAVSTTRDHAVVTSLDDVRGRATVYTPQPDGSWSGAPIALPDNATIVPGSADSTGDRAFLTVTSFLDPTTLWSLDTTTAAARQVKSTPPQFDSSRYVVEQRKATSPDGTAVPYFVVHAADMKYDGTNPTLLYAYGGFAASETPTYSGTLGRLWLDHGGVYVLANIRGGGEFGPAWHEAARTVHRQRAFDDFAAVGKDLVARDITTPRHLGIQGGSNGGLLMGVEFVQHPDMWNAVDIQVPLLDMMRYEKIAAGASWVDEYGSVDDPAQRAFLESISPYAQLRRGVTYPEPFVWTTSKDDRVGPQHARKFAARLAEYGVPYLFYEAGAGGHGAGADREEQAHTSALEFTYLMRQLMPPPPAR from the coding sequence ATGATCACGGGGCGGCGGCCACGAAACGGACGAGCGGCCACTGCCGGACGCAGCTCGATGAGGCATGCCGCGGTGCTGCTGTTCGTCGCGGCCGCCGTCGCGGCGTGCGGCGGTGGCGGATCGGCGCCGAGCGATCCCTATCTGTGGCTCGAGGAACTCGACAGTCCCCGGGTGCATGCCTGGGTCGACCAGCAGAACCAGCGGACTCTCGATGTGCTCGAACACGATTCGCGCTACCCGGACAATCTGGCGCAGGCCACCGCCCTGGCGAAGTCGTCCGACCGGATCGCGATGCCGCACTTCCTCGACAGCGCCACCGTCGACAACTTCTGGCAGGACGGCGACCACAAGCACGGCATCTGGCGCGAAACCTCGGTCGCCGACTACGAGACGCCGCAACCGCGGTGGACCACCCTGATCGATCTCGACGAGTTGTCGCGGACCGAGGGCAAGAACTGGGTGTGGAAGGGCGCCGAATGCGATCCGGTCGCTCATCGGCGCTGTCTGGTGCAACTGTCCGACGGCGGCGAGGACGCGGTCACGGTCCGCGAATTCGACCGGACGACAAAACAATTCGTTCCGGACGGTTTCGTGGTTCCGCACGGCAAGACGGAGGTCACCTACAGCGACGAGAACACCGTGCTGGTCTCACGCGAGTGGCAGCCGGGTGAGACGACGGTGTCGGGCTACCCGTACGTGGTGAAACGGTGGCAGCGCGGCCGCCCCCTCGACACGGCGACCGAGGTCGTGCGGGGTGACCGCACCGATCAGGGGTCGACCGCGCCCACCGTCCTGGACAACGGCGCCGGACGGCGGATCGATGTCGTCGTCCGCGCCCGGACCTTCTTCGAACACGACACCGATCTGATCACCCCCACCGGACCGGTGCCCACGGCGTTGCCGCCCAAGTCGGATCTCGCCGGTTTCATCGGCAACCACATCCTGGTCTCGCTCGACCAGGAGTGGCGGATCGGCGGCGCCACCTATCCGGCGGGCGCCCTGGTCTCGGTGGACGCCGACCGGCTGCTCGCCGATCCGCAACATCCTGCCGTCACCCCCGTCTACGTGCCCGGCCCGTCGCAGAGCATCGGGGCCGTGAGCACCACCCGGGACCACGCGGTGGTCACCTCGCTCGACGACGTGCGCGGCCGCGCCACCGTCTACACCCCGCAGCCCGACGGCAGCTGGTCCGGTGCACCGATCGCCCTGCCGGACAACGCGACCATCGTCCCCGGCTCCGCCGATTCGACGGGCGACCGCGCATTCCTCACGGTGACCTCGTTCCTCGATCCGACCACGCTGTGGAGCCTGGACACCACCACCGCCGCGGCCCGGCAGGTGAAAAGCACACCACCGCAATTCGATTCGTCGCGCTACGTGGTGGAACAGCGCAAGGCCACCTCACCCGACGGCACCGCGGTGCCGTATTTCGTGGTGCACGCCGCCGACATGAAATACGACGGCACCAACCCCACGCTCCTGTACGCCTACGGTGGTTTCGCCGCGTCGGAGACGCCGACGTACTCCGGAACACTCGGCCGGTTGTGGCTCGACCACGGTGGCGTGTACGTCCTGGCCAACATCCGTGGCGGCGGCGAATTCGGCCCCGCCTGGCACGAGGCCGCGCGCACCGTGCACCGGCAGCGGGCCTTCGACGATTTCGCGGCGGTCGGCAAGGATCTGGTGGCCCGCGACATCACCACGCCGCGCCACCTGGGAATCCAGGGCGGATCCAACGGCGGTCTGCTCATGGGCGTGGAGTTCGTGCAGCATCCGGACATGTGGAACGCGGTCGACATCCAGGTGCCGCTGCTGGACATGATGCGGTACGAGAAGATCGCCGCGGGCGCCTCCTGGGTCGACGAATACGGCAGTGTCGACGATCCCGCGCAGCGCGCCTTCCTCGAATCCATCTCGCCCTACGCGCAATTGCGGCGCGGGGTGACCTATCCCGAACCCTTCGTCTGGACCACCAGCAAGGACGATCGGGTCGGCCCGCAGCACGCCCGCAAGTTCGCCGCCCGGCTGGCCGAATACGGCGTGCCGTATCTGTTCTACGAGGCGGGTGCGGGCGGTCACGGCGCCGGCGCCGACCGCGAGGAGCAGGCACACACGAGCGCGCTCGAATTCACGTACTTGATGCGGCAGTTGATGCCCCCGCCGCCCGCACGGTGA
- a CDS encoding helix-turn-helix domain-containing protein — protein MSDRPAQGKSKLGKGTRVTGTSRDRLQNQLKKQYEAGASIRSLARETGRSYGFIHNVLVESHVQLRSRGGANRRRAVSKA, from the coding sequence ATGAGTGACAGGCCCGCACAGGGGAAGTCGAAGTTGGGTAAGGGCACGCGCGTGACGGGTACGTCGCGCGACAGGCTGCAGAACCAGCTCAAGAAGCAATACGAGGCGGGTGCCAGCATTCGTTCGCTGGCGCGAGAGACCGGCCGCTCGTACGGATTCATCCACAACGTTCTGGTGGAGTCGCATGTGCAACTCCGCAGCCGCGGTGGGGCCAATCGGCGCAGGGCGGTCAGCAAGGCCTGA
- a CDS encoding cupin domain-containing protein: MSTARIPAAVVQPAEAEVRATPAVTMRLLLDSDRTGGSVSTLEVTMTPGADGATPHYHTQSDELFYVAEGELQVLAGEEIHTVGAGGALSVPRFMPHAFGAAPGSSARILIALTPAVRRFGYFRLLERVAAGSATLAELAATQDEYDNHFVDAPQWWAERNANRS, from the coding sequence ATGTCCACCGCCCGTATCCCCGCCGCCGTCGTCCAGCCCGCCGAGGCCGAGGTCCGCGCCACCCCGGCCGTCACCATGCGACTGCTGCTGGATTCCGACCGGACCGGCGGCAGCGTGAGCACACTCGAGGTGACCATGACGCCCGGAGCCGACGGCGCGACACCGCACTATCACACCCAGTCCGATGAGCTGTTCTACGTCGCCGAGGGCGAATTGCAGGTGCTCGCGGGCGAGGAGATCCACACCGTCGGCGCGGGCGGCGCACTCTCGGTGCCGCGGTTCATGCCGCACGCCTTCGGCGCCGCACCCGGCTCGTCCGCACGGATCCTGATCGCGCTGACACCGGCGGTGCGGCGGTTCGGCTACTTCCGGCTGCTCGAACGGGTCGCCGCGGGCTCGGCCACCCTCGCCGAACTCGCCGCGACGCAGGACGAATACGACAACCATTTCGTCGACGCACCGCAGTGGTGGGCCGAACGCAATGCGAACCGATCCTGA
- a CDS encoding MarR family winged helix-turn-helix transcriptional regulator, translated as MAERRTDAVDAIVEQWRTERPDLDLGAMAIIGRLGRMQVLAERAIEAVFTAHGLQRGEFDVLAALRRSGEPFELTPSVLADTLMLSRAGMTGRLDRLESAGLVRRVADRADRRAVRVALTPVGRDRVDEVVTAHTENETRLLSALSEDDRGELDRIARLLLGALERDAT; from the coding sequence ATGGCTGAACGACGAACCGATGCGGTGGACGCGATCGTGGAGCAGTGGCGGACCGAACGACCCGATCTGGATCTCGGGGCGATGGCGATCATCGGCCGCCTGGGCCGGATGCAGGTGCTCGCCGAACGGGCGATCGAGGCCGTCTTCACCGCGCACGGTCTGCAGCGCGGCGAATTCGATGTCCTTGCGGCACTGCGGCGTTCGGGTGAGCCGTTCGAACTGACGCCCTCGGTGCTGGCCGATACCCTGATGTTGTCGCGGGCCGGGATGACCGGCAGGCTGGACCGCCTGGAGTCGGCCGGGCTGGTGCGGCGCGTCGCCGATCGCGCGGACCGGCGCGCGGTCCGGGTCGCGCTCACCCCGGTGGGCCGGGATCGGGTCGACGAGGTGGTGACCGCGCACACCGAGAACGAGACCCGGTTGCTGTCGGCACTGTCGGAAGACGATCGCGGTGAACTCGACCGGATCGCGCGTCTGCTGCTCGGCGCGCTCGAACGCGACGCCACCTGA
- a CDS encoding ABC-F family ATP-binding cassette domain-containing protein, with translation MITATDLEVRAGIRTLLTAPGSALRVQAGDRIGLVGRNGAGKTTTLRILAGEGEPYAGTVIRSGEIGYLPQDPREGDLDVLARDRVLSARGLDKLIRDMEKQQALMAEVADDAEREKAVRKYGRLEERFSALGGYVAESEAARICNSLGLPERVLGQALRTLSGGQRRRIELARILFSASDGSGGKSDTTLLLDEPTNHLDADSITWLRGFLQNHSGGLIVISHDVELLGDVVNKVWFLDAVRGEADIYNMGWKKYLDARATDEQRRVRERANAEKKASALKQQAAKLGAKATKAAAAHQMVKRAERMLSEVDEVRVADKVARIKFPSPAPCGKTPLMATNLTKLYGSLEIFTGVNLAIDKGSRVVILGLNGAGKTTMLRLLAGVETLTAGQIETGYGLKVGYFAQEHDTLDDQATVWENIRHAAPDAGEQELRGLLGAFMFSGPQLEQPAGTLSGGEKTRLALAGLVSSAANVLLLDEPTNNLDPISREQVLDALRSYAGAVVLVTHDPGAAEALNPERVIMLPDGTEDHWSQDYLELIQLA, from the coding sequence GTGATCACCGCGACCGACCTGGAGGTCCGGGCCGGAATCCGCACCCTGCTCACCGCGCCGGGCTCGGCGCTGCGGGTGCAGGCCGGTGACCGGATCGGACTCGTCGGCCGCAACGGCGCGGGCAAGACCACGACCCTGCGCATTCTCGCGGGGGAGGGCGAGCCGTACGCGGGCACGGTGATCCGATCGGGCGAGATCGGCTATCTGCCGCAGGATCCGCGCGAGGGCGACCTGGACGTGCTGGCCCGCGACCGGGTGCTGTCGGCGCGCGGCCTGGACAAGCTGATCCGTGACATGGAGAAACAGCAGGCGCTGATGGCCGAGGTGGCCGACGACGCCGAGCGGGAGAAGGCGGTGCGCAAGTACGGCCGGCTCGAGGAGCGCTTCTCGGCGCTGGGCGGGTATGTCGCCGAGAGCGAGGCCGCCCGGATCTGCAACAGCCTCGGCCTGCCCGAGCGGGTGCTGGGACAGGCGCTGCGGACGCTGTCGGGTGGTCAGCGACGGCGAATCGAGTTGGCGCGCATCCTGTTCAGCGCCTCCGACGGTTCCGGCGGCAAATCCGACACCACGCTGCTGCTCGACGAGCCCACCAACCACCTCGACGCCGATTCGATCACCTGGTTGCGCGGATTCCTGCAGAACCACAGCGGCGGACTGATCGTCATCTCCCACGATGTCGAACTGCTCGGCGACGTGGTGAACAAAGTGTGGTTCCTCGACGCCGTGCGCGGTGAGGCCGACATCTACAACATGGGCTGGAAGAAGTATCTCGACGCCCGCGCCACCGACGAGCAGCGCCGTGTGCGCGAGCGCGCCAACGCGGAGAAGAAGGCCTCCGCGCTCAAGCAGCAGGCCGCCAAGCTCGGCGCCAAGGCGACGAAAGCCGCTGCGGCACACCAGATGGTGAAGCGTGCCGAGCGCATGTTGTCGGAGGTCGACGAGGTCCGTGTGGCCGACAAGGTGGCGCGGATCAAGTTCCCGTCGCCCGCTCCCTGCGGCAAGACGCCGCTGATGGCCACCAATCTGACCAAGCTCTACGGCTCGCTGGAGATCTTCACCGGTGTGAACCTGGCGATCGACAAGGGGAGCCGGGTGGTGATCCTGGGCCTCAACGGCGCGGGCAAGACCACCATGCTGCGCCTGCTGGCCGGGGTGGAGACGTTGACGGCCGGGCAGATCGAAACCGGATACGGGCTCAAGGTCGGGTATTTCGCGCAGGAGCACGACACTCTCGACGATCAGGCCACCGTATGGGAGAACATCCGCCACGCCGCGCCGGACGCGGGCGAGCAGGAGCTGCGCGGGCTGCTGGGTGCGTTCATGTTCTCCGGTCCGCAGCTCGAGCAGCCCGCGGGCACGCTGTCCGGCGGTGAGAAGACCCGGCTCGCGCTGGCGGGCCTGGTCTCCTCGGCGGCCAACGTGCTGCTGCTCGACGAGCCCACCAACAACCTCGACCCGATCTCGCGCGAACAGGTCCTCGACGCGCTGCGCAGCTACGCGGGCGCGGTCGTCCTGGTGACCCACGATCCGGGCGCGGCCGAGGCGCTGAACCCCGAACGCGTGATCATGCTGCCCGACGGCACCGAGGATCACTGGTCGCAGGACTATCTGGAGCTCATTCAGCTGGCCTGA
- a CDS encoding TetR/AcrR family transcriptional regulator, whose protein sequence is MPKVSDDHLAARRSQILDGARRCFAEFGYEGATVRRLEEAIGLSRGAIFHHFRDKDALFLALAQEDAERMAEVAANEGIVQVMREMLDNPAQYNWLGTRLEIARRLRTDPEFAAGWTQRSNELTAATLARLERRKAAGALRDDVPTDVLLGYLDLVLDGLIARIASGHVNENLTAVLDLVEASVRRRD, encoded by the coding sequence ATGCCCAAGGTCAGTGACGATCACCTCGCCGCCCGGCGCAGCCAGATTCTGGACGGGGCGCGGCGGTGTTTCGCCGAATTCGGGTACGAGGGCGCCACCGTCCGCCGCCTCGAGGAGGCCATCGGCCTGTCGCGCGGCGCCATCTTCCATCACTTCCGGGACAAGGACGCGCTGTTCCTCGCGCTGGCCCAGGAGGACGCCGAGCGGATGGCCGAGGTCGCGGCCAACGAGGGCATCGTGCAGGTCATGCGGGAGATGCTGGACAATCCCGCGCAGTACAACTGGCTCGGCACCCGGCTCGAGATCGCGCGGCGCCTGCGCACCGATCCGGAATTCGCGGCGGGGTGGACCCAGCGCTCCAACGAGCTCACCGCCGCCACCCTGGCCCGCCTGGAACGCCGCAAGGCCGCCGGGGCGCTGCGCGACGACGTCCCCACCGATGTGCTCCTCGGCTATCTGGACCTGGTCCTCGACGGCCTCATCGCGCGCATCGCCTCCGGGCACGTCAACGAAAACCTCACGGCGGTACTCGATCTGGTGGAGGCCTCGGTTCGCCGCCGGGACTGA
- the acnA gene encoding aconitate hydratase AcnA, whose product MTSIDTFGAKGTLEVGSNSYEIFRLSAVPGTEKLPYALKVLAENLLRTEDGANITADHIRAIANWDPSAEPSIEIQFTPARVIMQDFTGVPCVVDLATMREAVTALGGDPNKVNPLSPADMVIDHSVILDVFGRADALERNVDLEYERNSERYQFLRWGQGAFDDFRVVPPGMGIVHQVNIEYLAPTVMTRNGQAYPDTCVGTDSHTTMVNGLGVLGWGVGGIEAEAAMLGQPVSMLIPRVVGFKLTGEIKPGVTATDVVLTVTDMLRKHGVVGKFVEFYGAGVAEVPLANRATLGNMSPEFGSTAAIFPIDEETINYLRLTGRSDEQLALVEAYAKEQGMWHDAAHEPAYSEYLELDLGTVVPSIAGPKRPQDRILLSESKTAFRKDIHNYTNDAEAAPHSQLDEALEESFPASDPAELSFADDGAIIPNASNGNTGRPSKPVKVSDPERGDFVLDHGAVVVAGITSCTNTSNPSVMIGAALLARNAVEKGLASKPWVKTNMAPGSQVVADYYEKAGLWPYLEKLGFFVGGFGCTTCIGNTGPLPDEISKAINDNDLSVTAVLSGNRNFEGRISPDVKMNYLASPPLVIAYALAGTMDFDFEHDALGKDTDGNDVFLKDIWPSPQEIDDTIKSAISKDMFTKSYATVFEGDQRWQGLNTPEGDTFEWDQNSTYVRKAPYFEGMTMDPAPVEDIKGARVLALLGDSVTTDHISPAGPIKPGTPAAQYLDSHGVERKDYNSLGSRRGNHEVMIRGTFANIRLRNQLLDDVSGGYTRDFTQDGGPQAFIYDASQNYQAAGIPLVVLGGKEYGSGSSRDWAAKGTRLLGVKAVITESFERIHRSNLIGMGVVPLQFPAGESAASLKLDGTETFDIEGVTKLNEGVTPKTMKVTATKENGEKVVFDAVVRIDTPGEADYYRNGGILQYVLRNMIRG is encoded by the coding sequence ATGACAAGTATCGATACATTCGGCGCCAAGGGCACCCTCGAGGTCGGAAGCAACTCCTACGAGATCTTCCGCCTCTCGGCCGTGCCCGGCACCGAGAAGCTGCCCTACGCCCTGAAGGTCCTGGCGGAGAACCTGCTCCGCACCGAGGACGGCGCCAACATCACCGCCGACCACATCCGCGCCATCGCCAACTGGGATCCGTCGGCGGAGCCGAGTATCGAGATCCAGTTCACCCCCGCCCGCGTGATCATGCAGGACTTCACCGGTGTGCCGTGTGTGGTCGACCTGGCCACCATGCGCGAGGCCGTCACCGCCCTGGGCGGCGACCCGAACAAGGTCAACCCGCTGTCCCCCGCCGACATGGTCATCGACCACTCGGTCATCCTCGACGTCTTCGGCCGCGCCGACGCCCTCGAGCGCAACGTCGATCTGGAGTACGAGCGCAACTCCGAGCGCTACCAGTTCTTGCGCTGGGGCCAGGGCGCCTTCGACGACTTCCGCGTCGTCCCGCCGGGCATGGGCATCGTGCACCAGGTCAACATCGAGTACCTCGCCCCGACCGTCATGACTCGCAACGGTCAGGCCTACCCCGACACCTGTGTGGGCACCGACTCGCACACCACCATGGTCAACGGCCTGGGCGTGCTGGGCTGGGGCGTCGGCGGTATCGAGGCCGAGGCCGCGATGCTGGGCCAGCCGGTCTCCATGCTGATCCCGCGCGTGGTCGGCTTCAAGCTCACCGGTGAGATCAAGCCGGGCGTCACCGCCACCGACGTGGTGCTCACCGTCACCGACATGCTGCGCAAGCACGGCGTGGTCGGCAAATTCGTCGAGTTCTACGGCGCCGGTGTGGCCGAGGTTCCGCTGGCCAACCGCGCGACCCTGGGCAATATGAGCCCGGAGTTCGGTTCCACCGCGGCGATCTTCCCGATCGACGAGGAGACCATCAACTACCTGCGCCTCACCGGCCGCAGCGACGAGCAGCTCGCGCTCGTCGAGGCGTACGCCAAGGAGCAGGGCATGTGGCACGACGCCGCGCACGAGCCCGCGTACTCGGAGTACCTGGAGCTGGATCTGGGCACCGTGGTGCCGTCCATCGCGGGCCCGAAGCGTCCGCAGGACCGAATCCTGTTGTCGGAGTCCAAGACCGCGTTCCGCAAGGACATCCACAACTACACCAACGACGCCGAGGCCGCGCCGCACTCGCAGCTGGACGAGGCGCTCGAGGAGTCCTTCCCGGCCAGCGATCCGGCCGAGCTGAGCTTCGCCGACGACGGCGCGATCATCCCGAACGCCTCCAACGGCAACACCGGGCGCCCGTCCAAGCCGGTCAAGGTCTCCGATCCCGAGCGCGGTGACTTCGTGCTCGATCACGGCGCGGTCGTGGTCGCGGGTATCACCTCCTGCACCAACACCTCGAACCCGTCGGTGATGATCGGCGCGGCGCTGCTGGCGCGCAACGCGGTCGAGAAGGGCCTGGCGTCCAAGCCGTGGGTGAAGACCAACATGGCTCCGGGCTCGCAGGTCGTCGCCGACTACTACGAGAAGGCCGGCCTGTGGCCGTACCTCGAGAAGCTGGGCTTCTTCGTGGGTGGTTTCGGCTGCACCACCTGCATCGGCAACACCGGCCCGCTGCCGGACGAGATCTCCAAGGCGATCAACGACAACGACCTGTCGGTCACCGCGGTGCTGTCGGGCAACCGCAACTTCGAGGGCCGCATCTCCCCCGACGTGAAGATGAACTACCTGGCCTCGCCGCCGCTGGTCATCGCCTACGCGCTCGCGGGCACGATGGACTTCGACTTCGAGCACGACGCGCTCGGCAAGGACACCGACGGCAACGACGTGTTCCTGAAGGACATCTGGCCCTCGCCGCAGGAGATCGACGACACCATCAAGTCGGCGATCAGCAAGGACATGTTCACCAAGTCCTATGCGACCGTCTTCGAGGGCGATCAGCGCTGGCAGGGACTCAACACCCCGGAGGGCGACACCTTCGAGTGGGACCAGAACTCGACCTACGTCCGCAAGGCGCCGTACTTCGAGGGCATGACGATGGACCCGGCCCCGGTCGAGGACATCAAGGGCGCGCGCGTGCTGGCGCTGCTGGGCGACTCGGTCACCACCGACCACATCTCCCCGGCCGGTCCGATCAAGCCGGGCACCCCGGCCGCGCAGTACCTGGACTCGCACGGTGTGGAGCGCAAGGACTACAACTCCCTGGGCTCGCGGCGCGGTAACCACGAGGTGATGATCCGCGGCACCTTCGCCAACATCCGGCTGCGCAACCAGCTGCTCGACGACGTCTCGGGTGGTTACACCCGCGACTTCACCCAGGACGGTGGCCCGCAGGCGTTCATCTACGACGCCTCGCAGAACTACCAGGCCGCGGGCATCCCGCTGGTCGTGCTGGGCGGCAAGGAATACGGGTCCGGTTCGTCCCGCGACTGGGCTGCCAAGGGCACCCGCCTGCTGGGCGTCAAGGCCGTCATCACCGAGTCGTTCGAGCGCATCCACCGCTCCAACCTCATCGGTATGGGCGTTGTGCCGCTGCAGTTCCCGGCCGGCGAGTCCGCCGCGTCGCTGAAGCTGGACGGCACCGAGACCTTCGACATCGAGGGCGTCACCAAGCTGAACGAGGGTGTCACGCCGAAGACCATGAAGGTCACCGCCACCAAGGAGAACGGTGAGAAGGTCGTCTTCGACGCGGTCGTCCGGATCGACACCCCCGGTGAGGCGGACTACTACCGCAACGGCGGCATCCTGCAGTACGTGCTGCGCAACATGATTCGGGGCTGA